A DNA window from Acidimicrobiales bacterium contains the following coding sequences:
- a CDS encoding zf-HC2 domain-containing protein, whose product MTSTDDVSELLSAYIDGELNDAERAAVEAAMLEDPQLGLRMAELSDVRQRIRDLPLLEMPTEFAQALDRRSPFGPVARPRRRTRTRAAALSALVSVAFWGVLVGTGSSTEVLPDLAGVVAFEAQAAAGSNETAEADQSMPAEAEGFALVAAMRRGGVDHYLYSNGREEVSVMVQRGRVDWGGLPGGERLEVAGSPAWLGTIEDRHFLVVGRGDSVYLLSGSVIDDILAMTDMMPETERSWGDKVVDASRHLVDLVGLEP is encoded by the coding sequence CCACCGACGACGTTTCTGAATTGTTGAGCGCATACATCGACGGCGAGCTCAATGACGCGGAACGGGCCGCAGTCGAGGCAGCGATGCTCGAAGACCCTCAACTGGGGCTTCGGATGGCTGAGCTGAGCGACGTCCGCCAGCGCATACGAGATCTACCGCTTCTCGAGATGCCCACCGAGTTCGCTCAGGCGCTCGATCGACGTTCACCGTTTGGTCCGGTCGCTCGACCGCGTCGCCGCACCCGCACCCGGGCTGCAGCACTGAGCGCGCTGGTGTCGGTCGCTTTCTGGGGCGTGCTGGTCGGAACCGGGTCATCGACCGAGGTCCTTCCCGATCTGGCCGGTGTGGTTGCTTTCGAAGCCCAGGCGGCTGCCGGCTCGAACGAGACAGCGGAGGCCGATCAGTCGATGCCTGCCGAGGCCGAGGGCTTTGCCCTGGTTGCGGCAATGCGGCGTGGTGGAGTCGACCATTACCTCTACTCGAACGGTCGAGAGGAGGTGTCGGTGATGGTTCAGCGCGGTCGCGTCGACTGGGGTGGCCTGCCCGGTGGTGAGAGGCTCGAGGTCGCCGGAAGCCCGGCATGGCTTGGCACCATCGAAGACCGCCACTTCCTGGTGGTGGGGCGAGGCGACTCGGTCTACCTGCTGTCGGGCTCGGTAATCGACGACATCTTGGCTATGACCGACATGATGCCTGAGACCGAGCGGTCATGGGGCGACAAGGTCGTCGACGCAAGCCGACACCTCGTCGACCTGGTGGGCCTCGAGCCCTAG
- a CDS encoding WhiB family transcriptional regulator, with product MSTNWMSKGNCADRPPSEFFPSDGVGVDRARKVCATCPVKEVCLEYALVNRIDHGVWGGASERERRRILKRRRLAAMAVNAG from the coding sequence ATGAGCACGAACTGGATGTCAAAGGGGAACTGTGCGGACCGTCCGCCCAGCGAATTCTTCCCAAGCGATGGAGTCGGCGTCGACCGGGCCCGCAAGGTCTGCGCCACTTGCCCTGTCAAGGAGGTCTGCCTCGAATACGCCCTGGTCAATCGCATCGACCACGGCGTCTGGGGCGGGGCCAGCGAGCGAGAACGCCGCCGCATCCTGAAGCGTCGCAGACTGGCCGCCATGGCCGTCAACGCCGGCTGA
- a CDS encoding phosphate ABC transporter substrate-binding protein PstS, with translation MKQTKRLVWFLTIVLSLSLVAAACGDSDDSSSDDGGATTTAAGDSGSDSGSMAGTLIGAGASSQKAAMDAWKAGFQTANPDVTVNYDPIGSGGGREQFLSGATMFAGSDAYLDEEELAAAVDRCPGERGAINLPHYISPVAAAFNLPGIETLNMTPATLAGIFAETITNWNDAAIAADNPGVELPDLAINPVHRSDKSGTSENFTDYLAAAAPDVWTFGPIEEWPGDLGGEGADGTSGVVAAITAGEGSIGYADASQVAGLGAVAIKVGNEFVAFTPEAAGRIVDVSEVVAGRGEFDFAIEVNRTTEEAGVYPVALVSYHIVCLDYPTQEEADLVKAFMTYIGSAEGQATSSEFAGSAPISDEFRQRLAVAIDAIGVAG, from the coding sequence GTGAAGCAAACGAAGCGACTGGTCTGGTTCCTGACCATTGTCCTTTCCCTGAGCCTCGTCGCAGCCGCATGCGGCGATTCCGACGACTCGTCGAGCGATGATGGCGGCGCCACCACCACCGCTGCTGGCGACTCCGGTTCTGATTCTGGCTCGATGGCCGGAACCCTGATCGGTGCAGGCGCCTCTTCGCAGAAAGCCGCGATGGACGCCTGGAAGGCAGGCTTCCAGACCGCTAACCCCGACGTCACCGTGAACTATGACCCCATCGGTTCGGGTGGCGGACGCGAGCAGTTCTTGTCCGGCGCCACGATGTTCGCCGGGTCGGACGCCTATCTCGATGAGGAAGAACTCGCTGCTGCGGTCGATCGATGCCCAGGCGAGCGCGGTGCCATCAACCTGCCCCACTACATCTCTCCGGTTGCTGCCGCGTTCAATCTTCCGGGCATCGAGACCCTCAACATGACGCCCGCCACGTTGGCAGGCATCTTCGCCGAGACCATCACCAACTGGAACGATGCGGCCATCGCCGCAGACAATCCAGGCGTCGAGCTGCCCGATCTGGCGATCAACCCGGTTCACCGCTCGGACAAGTCTGGTACCAGCGAGAACTTCACCGACTACCTCGCAGCTGCTGCTCCCGACGTATGGACGTTCGGTCCGATCGAGGAATGGCCCGGCGATCTCGGTGGTGAGGGCGCCGACGGCACCTCTGGCGTCGTGGCCGCAATCACCGCCGGTGAGGGTTCGATCGGTTACGCAGACGCCAGCCAGGTGGCCGGTCTGGGAGCGGTGGCCATCAAGGTCGGTAACGAGTTCGTGGCCTTCACCCCCGAAGCAGCCGGTCGCATCGTCGATGTGTCGGAGGTCGTGGCCGGTCGTGGCGAGTTCGACTTCGCCATCGAAGTGAACCGCACGACCGAAGAGGCTGGCGTATATCCAGTGGCCCTCGTTTCGTACCACATCGTCTGCCTCGACTATCCGACCCAGGAGGAGGCCGACCTGGTCAAGGCGTTCATGACCTACATCGGGTCGGCCGAGGGCCAGGCGACTTCCTCGGAGTTCGCCGGATCAGCCCCTATCAGCGATGAGTTCCGTCAGCGCCTCGCCGTAGCCATCGACGCCATCGGCGTCGCTGGCTGA
- the pstC gene encoding phosphate ABC transporter permease subunit PstC, translating into MTLTEAGPAEPTGSTPSEGVAYKAPSSLGDRLFSLTAVASGITILVILAGVAIFLFAEALPTFTNDSSAIEPGDTFFEYVAPLVFGTVWASALALLLATPPAVFVALYISHYAPKRLAQSLGALVDLLAAIPSVVYGLWGIFVLAPALARGPYPWLEDNLGFIPLFAGPTSPSGRTMLTAAIVLAVMILPIITAVSREVFLQTPRLHEEAAFALGATKWEMIRMAVFPYGRSAVISGAMLGLGRALGETMAVALVLSPADVISFNTISTQNSNTIAANVALKFPESTGLEVNRLIATGLVLFAITFAVNYSARWVIERRAEFSGAN; encoded by the coding sequence TTGACCCTCACAGAAGCAGGGCCTGCCGAACCCACAGGAAGTACTCCTTCCGAGGGCGTCGCGTACAAGGCCCCGTCGTCGCTGGGCGATCGCCTGTTCAGCTTGACGGCCGTCGCGTCGGGAATAACCATCCTGGTGATCCTCGCGGGAGTGGCGATCTTCCTGTTCGCCGAGGCCCTGCCGACCTTCACCAACGACAGTTCCGCGATCGAGCCAGGCGACACGTTCTTCGAATATGTGGCGCCGTTGGTGTTCGGCACCGTCTGGGCTTCTGCCCTTGCACTGCTGTTGGCGACGCCTCCGGCGGTGTTCGTGGCTCTCTACATCAGCCACTACGCGCCGAAGCGACTGGCCCAATCACTCGGTGCTCTCGTCGACTTGTTGGCCGCCATTCCGAGCGTTGTATACGGCCTGTGGGGCATCTTCGTACTGGCGCCGGCACTCGCTCGTGGTCCCTATCCGTGGTTGGAGGACAACCTCGGATTCATCCCCTTGTTCGCCGGACCTACTTCGCCGTCTGGTCGGACCATGCTGACCGCCGCAATCGTCCTGGCTGTAATGATCTTGCCGATAATCACCGCGGTGTCGCGAGAGGTGTTCCTGCAGACCCCGAGGCTGCACGAAGAGGCGGCGTTCGCGCTGGGGGCCACCAAGTGGGAGATGATCAGGATGGCTGTCTTTCCCTACGGGCGATCGGCGGTGATCAGCGGTGCGATGCTGGGCCTCGGCAGGGCGCTGGGCGAGACCATGGCAGTGGCTCTGGTCTTGTCCCCTGCAGATGTGATCAGCTTCAACACGATCTCGACCCAGAACTCGAACACCATCGCGGCGAACGTCGCACTCAAGTTCCCCGAATCGACGGGACTCGAGGTGAATCGCCTCATAGCAACCGGCTTGGTGTTGTTCGCCATCACGTTCGCAGTCAACTACTCGGCTCGGTGGGTCATCGAGCGTCGCGCCGAGTTCTCTGGAGCAAACTGA
- the pstA gene encoding phosphate ABC transporter permease PstA: MGVTLDHKMDLGPEPLPQIKVDRKIVAAVAVSSTLAGVVISLLLMGRFSIAMTMLLSFIMYLISIYALTRKLEDAREASNKLMAGVVTGSFALIVFPLVSVLWTVVSKGAARFDTMFFSESLRNVLGDGGGGQHAIAGTLIVTGIAAVLSVPIGIMVAVYLVEYGRGPLAKAVTRMVDVMTGIPSIVAGLFAYALFVLFTGPGHRSGMAGGVALAVLMMPIVVRTSEEMLRLVPNELREASYALGVTKWRTIVKVVIPTAIAGILTGVTLAIARVVGETAPLLVTAGLADSLHTDPFSGRMTTLATMAYYSYKTPGVPPQASYDRGWTAALVLVLIVALLFAIARLLARVLKPKGLR, from the coding sequence ATGGGCGTCACACTCGATCACAAGATGGATCTCGGACCCGAGCCCCTGCCCCAGATAAAGGTCGACCGCAAGATCGTCGCTGCGGTTGCGGTGTCTTCGACCTTGGCGGGCGTCGTGATCTCGTTGCTGCTGATGGGACGGTTCAGCATCGCCATGACGATGCTGCTGTCGTTCATCATGTACCTGATCTCGATCTACGCCCTCACGCGCAAGCTCGAGGACGCTCGCGAGGCGAGCAACAAGCTGATGGCAGGCGTGGTCACGGGCTCGTTCGCACTCATCGTGTTTCCCCTCGTCTCCGTGCTTTGGACCGTGGTCTCCAAAGGTGCGGCCCGATTCGACACGATGTTCTTCTCCGAGAGCCTCAGAAACGTACTGGGCGACGGTGGAGGCGGCCAGCATGCGATTGCGGGCACTCTGATCGTCACCGGCATCGCCGCTGTGCTCTCGGTGCCCATCGGCATCATGGTCGCCGTCTATCTTGTCGAGTACGGTCGAGGGCCGCTGGCCAAGGCCGTCACCCGCATGGTTGATGTGATGACCGGTATTCCCTCGATCGTTGCCGGCCTGTTTGCCTACGCACTATTTGTGTTGTTCACCGGCCCCGGGCACCGATCGGGGATGGCTGGTGGTGTGGCACTGGCCGTCTTGATGATGCCCATCGTCGTTCGGACCTCCGAGGAGATGCTGAGGCTGGTTCCCAACGAACTGCGCGAAGCCTCGTATGCGCTCGGGGTGACCAAGTGGAGGACGATCGTGAAGGTCGTCATCCCCACAGCGATCGCCGGAATCCTCACCGGCGTCACGCTGGCGATTGCCAGGGTTGTGGGTGAGACGGCGCCGCTGCTGGTTACAGCCGGCCTCGCCGACAGTCTGCACACCGACCCGTTCAGCGGCCGAATGACCACCCTGGCCACGATGGCCTACTACTCGTACAAGACTCCGGGCGTTCCACCTCAGGCGAGCTACGACCGCGGCTGGACGGCCGCCCTCGTGCTGGTGCTGATCGTGGCCTTGTTGTTCGCGATCGCGCGCCTGCTTGCACGAGTTCTCAAACCCAAGGGGCTCCGATGA
- the pstB gene encoding phosphate ABC transporter ATP-binding protein PstB, whose translation MSEDSTDSQKATAKVAEPARDSGHRIRVDDLDIYYGDFLAVSSVSMEIEPQSITALIGPSGCGKSTFLRSLNRMHEVIPGARVHGTVELNGVDLYGPGVDPVAVRRKIGMVFQKPNPFPTMSIYENVLAGMRLNSRRMSKSEADGIVEKSLRGANLWEEVKDRLDKPGSGLSGGQQQRLCIARTIAVEPEVVLMDEPCSALDPISTFAIEALMMELKEKYTIVIVTHNMQQAARVSDMTGFFNIEGTGKPGKLVEYGLTDRIFSNPTQKATADYVTGRFG comes from the coding sequence ATGTCTGAAGACTCGACCGACAGCCAGAAGGCGACAGCCAAGGTCGCTGAACCAGCACGCGACTCGGGTCACCGAATCCGCGTGGACGACCTCGACATCTACTACGGCGACTTCCTGGCGGTGTCGTCGGTCAGCATGGAGATCGAGCCCCAAAGCATCACAGCCCTGATCGGCCCATCCGGCTGCGGTAAGTCGACCTTCTTGCGTTCGCTCAACCGGATGCACGAGGTGATTCCGGGCGCCCGGGTTCATGGCACAGTCGAGCTCAATGGTGTCGATCTCTACGGTCCGGGTGTGGACCCGGTGGCCGTGCGCCGCAAAATCGGCATGGTGTTCCAGAAGCCCAACCCGTTCCCGACGATGTCGATATACGAGAACGTTTTGGCTGGGATGCGCCTCAACTCGCGTCGTATGTCCAAATCGGAAGCAGACGGCATAGTCGAGAAGTCGCTGCGCGGCGCCAACCTCTGGGAAGAGGTCAAGGACCGTCTCGACAAGCCCGGAAGCGGGCTCTCGGGTGGTCAGCAACAGCGTCTGTGCATCGCCCGCACCATCGCAGTAGAGCCCGAGGTCGTATTGATGGACGAGCCATGCTCGGCTCTGGACCCGATCTCGACTTTCGCTATCGAGGCCCTCATGATGGAGCTGAAGGAGAAGTACACCATCGTCATCGTGACCCACAACATGCAGCAGGCGGCGCGGGTCAGCGACATGACGGGCTTCTTCAACATCGAAGGCACCGGCAAACCGGGCAAACTGGTCGAATACGGCCTTACGGATCGGATCTTCTCCAATCCGACCCAGAAGGCAACCGCCGACTATGTGACCGGACGATTCGGCTGA
- the phoU gene encoding phosphate signaling complex protein PhoU has product MSEDTRSAFHKDLAAVSRSLGEMAALVTEGIGKVTAALLSSDVSSADQIVASDDDLDLIALETEEQIVLIMATQAPVAADLREAVTDLKMVGEIERSGDLVTNIAKAIPRIHGTELDPQLRGLISQMSEQCVWLFGHAMDSYNDRDAGLAKILHELDDRLDDLHDEYIQGIFDSRSQHVLNTQQALQLAVIGRFYERIGDHAVNIAERVEYLVTGSLPEHAGAARAKARRDGAGSGD; this is encoded by the coding sequence GTGAGCGAAGACACCAGGAGTGCATTCCACAAGGATCTGGCGGCGGTCAGCCGCAGCCTGGGTGAGATGGCCGCATTGGTCACCGAGGGCATCGGAAAGGTCACTGCGGCCCTCTTGTCGAGCGACGTGTCGTCTGCCGATCAGATCGTTGCCTCCGATGACGACCTCGACCTCATCGCTCTCGAAACAGAAGAGCAGATCGTCCTGATCATGGCCACCCAGGCCCCGGTCGCGGCCGATCTGCGCGAGGCGGTGACCGACCTGAAGATGGTCGGCGAGATCGAGCGCAGCGGTGATCTCGTGACCAACATCGCCAAGGCGATCCCGCGGATCCACGGCACCGAGCTCGATCCGCAACTGCGCGGCCTGATATCGCAGATGTCAGAGCAGTGTGTGTGGCTCTTCGGTCACGCGATGGACTCCTACAACGATCGCGACGCGGGCTTGGCCAAGATCTTGCACGAGCTCGACGACCGTCTCGATGATCTCCACGACGAGTACATCCAGGGCATCTTCGACTCTCGCAGCCAGCACGTATTGAACACCCAACAGGCTCTGCAGTTGGCGGTGATCGGCCGCTTCTACGAGCGCATCGGCGACCACGCCGTGAACATCGCCGAGCGGGTCGAGTACCTGGTTACCGGGTCGCTTCCCGAGCATGCAGGTGCTGCAAGGGCCAAGGCCCGGCGCGACGGTGCGGGGTCCGGAGACTGA
- a CDS encoding ATP-binding protein has protein sequence MTALAIVACVVALASFILYLAERRRLANLLAELSGRVGLGATRPGGAELVRQIERLQHDHRACSLERDVLATALRSVEVGVRVVGENGSVLASNRFASEVMQGRQGLALVRAAAERLGDDALRGVPGTEPIHIVGPPPRSIKVDAAPLAVDGSVAGAVVVFTDTSNDERISRIRRDFVANLSHELKTPVAAIGLLVETLDGETDDSVRQRLLSSVSTEADRVAAIIDDLLDLSRLEFERDIRTDRVDAYGVIGEAADRVALQSRTRDVPVEIVGERDVWVQADRDLLVHAVANLLDNAIKYSPEGSKVQVGAEHLDDAVEFYVRDQGIGIPAEDLERIFERFYRVDRARSRATGGTGLGLSIVRHIAANHGGDVRVVSREGAGSTFTISIPEDEPDAS, from the coding sequence ATGACGGCGCTGGCGATCGTCGCCTGTGTGGTGGCGCTTGCCTCGTTCATCCTCTACTTGGCCGAGCGTCGCCGGCTAGCAAACCTGTTGGCGGAGCTCTCAGGAAGGGTCGGCCTAGGCGCTACTCGACCCGGCGGCGCTGAGCTGGTTCGCCAGATCGAGCGGCTCCAACACGACCACAGAGCCTGTTCGCTCGAGCGTGACGTACTGGCGACGGCGCTTCGCAGCGTCGAGGTGGGTGTCAGGGTCGTCGGCGAGAACGGGTCGGTCCTGGCGTCGAACCGTTTCGCCAGCGAGGTCATGCAGGGCCGCCAAGGCCTGGCGCTCGTCCGGGCCGCTGCCGAGCGCCTGGGCGACGACGCCTTGAGGGGGGTTCCGGGCACCGAACCGATACATATCGTCGGCCCGCCCCCGCGGTCGATCAAGGTCGATGCTGCACCCCTGGCCGTGGATGGCTCGGTTGCCGGAGCGGTGGTGGTTTTCACCGACACCAGCAACGACGAACGCATCAGCCGAATCAGGCGCGACTTCGTGGCCAACCTTAGTCACGAGCTGAAGACGCCGGTTGCCGCCATCGGCCTGCTGGTCGAGACGCTCGACGGCGAGACCGACGATTCGGTCAGACAGCGCCTGCTGAGCTCGGTGTCGACCGAGGCAGATCGTGTCGCTGCGATCATCGACGACCTGCTCGACCTCTCGCGGCTCGAGTTCGAGCGCGATATCCGCACCGACCGGGTCGATGCGTATGGCGTCATCGGCGAGGCCGCAGATCGGGTTGCGCTGCAGTCGCGGACCCGCGATGTACCCGTCGAGATCGTCGGCGAACGCGACGTGTGGGTTCAGGCAGATCGCGATCTGCTGGTGCATGCCGTCGCGAACCTGCTCGACAACGCCATCAAGTACTCGCCAGAGGGGTCGAAGGTTCAGGTAGGAGCCGAACACCTCGATGACGCGGTCGAGTTCTATGTGCGCGATCAGGGGATAGGTATCCCTGCCGAAGACCTCGAACGAATCTTCGAACGCTTCTATCGCGTCGACAGGGCTCGCAGCCGAGCCACCGGCGGCACGGGCCTGGGCCTGTCGATCGTCCGGCACATTGCAGCCAATCACGGGGGCGACGTGCGCGTCGTTTCGCGTGAGGGCGCGGGCTCGACCTTCACAATCTCGATTCCGGAGGATGAACCAGATGCCAGCTGA
- a CDS encoding response regulator transcription factor, which translates to MPAEIDVLVVDDEPAFLEALEAGLRREGFRVHPAADGVQALEMFESLNPDLVLLDVMLPKMSGLDVCREVRKTSAVPIIMVSAKGSEIDAVLGLEMGADDYVTKPYRLRELVARMRAVLRRQGGGPAELVVEDDQTIEVSGIVLDLGRHEVRVGGAPVHLPLKEFELLEHLMDNAGRVVPRGSLIDVVWGHDYVGDTKTLDVHIKRLRKRLGEQGSNELITTVRGVGYRFERSG; encoded by the coding sequence ATGCCAGCTGAGATCGACGTTCTCGTCGTCGATGACGAGCCCGCCTTTCTGGAGGCGCTCGAGGCCGGGCTGCGCCGGGAAGGGTTTCGAGTTCACCCTGCAGCCGACGGTGTCCAGGCCCTCGAGATGTTCGAGAGCCTCAACCCCGACCTGGTGCTGCTGGACGTGATGTTGCCCAAGATGTCAGGGCTGGACGTGTGCCGTGAGGTGCGAAAGACGTCGGCGGTGCCGATCATCATGGTCTCGGCGAAGGGCTCCGAGATCGACGCTGTTCTGGGTCTAGAAATGGGCGCAGACGACTATGTGACCAAGCCCTACCGGCTGCGTGAGTTGGTCGCCCGCATGAGGGCCGTCTTGCGCCGCCAGGGCGGCGGCCCTGCCGAGTTGGTCGTCGAGGACGATCAGACCATCGAGGTGTCGGGAATCGTCCTGGATCTCGGCCGTCACGAGGTGCGTGTCGGCGGGGCTCCCGTGCACCTTCCCCTGAAGGAATTCGAGCTGCTCGAGCACCTGATGGACAACGCGGGGCGGGTGGTGCCGCGGGGTTCGTTGATCGATGTCGTGTGGGGCCACGACTACGTAGGCGACACCAAGACGCTCGACGTCCACATCAAGCGTCTGCGCAAGCGGCTGGGCGAGCAGGGCTCCAACGAGCTCATCACCACCGTGCGTGGGGTCGGGTATCGGTTCGAGCGCAGCGGCTGA
- a CDS encoding neutral zinc metallopeptidase, with the protein MRIRREGESRRAAGSRGERMNAPKRRSGGVRGPALGGAGGGLGNLGKGGGVAGILIALVVAFLAMRGGGGTTSTTGDGDVVGQRTQLVDVDKTTRSTLSGAERDDLDRFLQATVDDLLVFWTDEYPDVYGARFEPLSAIFPFDPTGNQQISCGQPLDPRILNSNAIYCPPEDYITWDDNFLIPNFYANFGKAAVGVVLAHEYGHAVQTRGGLDAAPIIRDLQADCFAGAWIRRAIDGSGQVELGENDLEGAVSGFLLLRDPPGNPTDSQSAHGSAFDRVNAFQSGYTDGAARCRDFATEGVEIVDIALEQGDVGGGNLAFQDAVDAVVADLDEFWQPFFAQAGLGSGISARWFEGSAIPCPDSGSDGQVFHYCASDASVQLNQATLARLHADIGDFSTGLHLARLYGEAAATEAGVADRTGLVADCLAGVWAGNVAYESTRALELTGGDLDEALATLIDDPERADAASLFDRVDAFKRGFFLEGGSGTAASVEFCS; encoded by the coding sequence ATGAGGATTCGTCGTGAGGGTGAGTCGCGCCGTGCCGCCGGGTCGCGTGGCGAGCGCATGAATGCTCCCAAGCGCCGTTCGGGTGGTGTCCGTGGGCCCGCGTTGGGTGGCGCGGGTGGCGGTTTGGGCAATCTGGGCAAGGGCGGTGGTGTCGCGGGCATCCTGATCGCTTTGGTGGTGGCCTTCCTCGCCATGCGCGGTGGCGGCGGCACCACGTCGACAACAGGCGACGGAGACGTCGTTGGCCAGCGGACCCAACTTGTCGACGTGGACAAGACGACCCGTTCGACCCTGTCGGGAGCCGAGCGAGACGATCTCGACCGGTTCCTCCAGGCGACGGTCGACGACCTGCTGGTCTTCTGGACAGACGAGTATCCAGACGTTTACGGGGCACGATTCGAACCGCTCAGCGCGATCTTCCCGTTCGACCCGACGGGCAACCAGCAGATCAGCTGTGGCCAGCCGCTCGATCCGCGGATCTTGAACAGCAATGCGATCTACTGCCCGCCCGAGGACTACATCACCTGGGACGACAACTTCCTGATCCCGAACTTCTACGCCAACTTCGGCAAGGCCGCCGTAGGGGTGGTCCTGGCTCATGAGTACGGTCATGCCGTCCAGACGCGAGGTGGCCTCGACGCGGCACCCATCATCCGAGACCTCCAGGCAGACTGTTTCGCAGGTGCATGGATCAGGCGAGCCATCGACGGATCTGGACAGGTGGAGCTGGGCGAGAACGATCTCGAGGGGGCCGTCTCGGGCTTCTTGTTGTTGCGTGACCCGCCCGGAAACCCCACCGACAGCCAAAGCGCTCACGGCTCGGCCTTCGACCGGGTGAACGCCTTCCAAAGCGGGTACACCGACGGGGCTGCCCGCTGCCGTGACTTCGCCACCGAGGGTGTCGAGATCGTCGACATCGCCCTCGAGCAGGGGGACGTTGGCGGCGGCAATCTGGCCTTCCAGGATGCTGTCGACGCCGTTGTGGCCGACCTCGACGAGTTCTGGCAGCCGTTCTTCGCCCAGGCCGGGTTGGGTTCGGGCATCTCGGCTAGATGGTTCGAGGGTTCGGCCATCCCGTGCCCAGACTCTGGCTCTGACGGACAGGTCTTCCACTATTGCGCCAGCGATGCCTCGGTGCAGTTGAACCAGGCAACGCTGGCGCGGCTGCACGCCGACATCGGCGACTTCTCGACCGGGCTACACCTGGCTCGCCTGTACGGCGAAGCGGCTGCGACCGAGGCTGGTGTGGCCGACCGCACCGGCCTGGTGGCCGACTGTCTGGCTGGAGTGTGGGCCGGAAACGTTGCCTACGAGTCGACGAGAGCTCTCGAGCTGACCGGCGGCGACCTGGACGAGGCGTTGGCCACATTGATCGATGACCCCGAACGCGCCGACGCGGCGTCTTTGTTCGACCGCGTCGACGCGTTTAAACGGGGTTTCTTCCTCGAGGGAGGTTCTGGTACAGCCGCCTCCGTCGAGTTCTGCAGCTAG
- a CDS encoding MFS transporter yields the protein MEDRAPRQRHSDSSGEPGNYRGGRGAEAFIVTPFMRLARTHVLSVAGDTLVTIALAGSLFFQVSPDAARSRVALYLALTAAPFAVVGPLIGPIIDRARGGRRTMMMVATIARAVLTLVMLRFLTSLLLYPAAFLMLVMGKTYHVSKSAIVPTLVHRESEFIEANSKLVLVGGVASSLAFLPGSLLQWLSGGLPLVLACAAFVGAAVMASKLPSSVVAENAVDDLERAELRSAGILLAASAMALLRGMVGFLTFLVVFWLRAEDAAIGWFGLIGALGVVGSLTGAILAPSLRRMLREEHILGGVLVLAAFVAFIAAASPTRGLAAVLALSIGVSTSLGKLSFDAIVQRDAPDANQGRSFAQFETRFQLVWVISALVPVLGFASLPIQIGFLVLAFAASIGAFFYLGGLKAVARGADTPADRLKRRVMTDPRVDRLRQRFRNSDGAEGPDEASPRDGDA from the coding sequence GTGGAAGACCGAGCTCCCCGACAGCGTCACAGCGACTCGTCGGGTGAGCCAGGCAATTACCGCGGCGGCCGGGGCGCCGAGGCCTTCATCGTCACGCCTTTCATGAGGTTGGCCCGAACCCACGTTCTCAGCGTCGCCGGCGACACTCTGGTCACCATCGCGTTGGCCGGGTCGTTGTTCTTTCAGGTCAGCCCAGACGCTGCCCGAAGCCGTGTGGCGCTGTACCTGGCCCTCACAGCGGCTCCGTTCGCGGTGGTGGGCCCCCTGATAGGTCCGATCATCGACAGGGCTCGCGGCGGCCGCCGCACGATGATGATGGTGGCCACCATCGCCCGCGCTGTTCTGACCTTGGTGATGCTGAGGTTCCTGACCAGCCTCCTGCTGTACCCTGCCGCGTTCTTGATGCTGGTGATGGGCAAGACCTATCACGTGTCGAAGAGCGCCATCGTGCCCACCCTGGTGCACCGCGAATCCGAGTTCATCGAGGCCAACTCGAAGCTGGTACTCGTCGGAGGTGTCGCCAGCTCGCTGGCCTTCTTGCCCGGAAGCCTCCTGCAGTGGCTCAGCGGCGGACTGCCGTTGGTGCTGGCTTGTGCGGCGTTCGTCGGAGCCGCCGTCATGGCATCCAAGCTGCCGTCGAGCGTGGTTGCCGAGAACGCCGTCGACGACCTCGAGCGCGCCGAGTTGCGAAGCGCAGGCATCTTGTTGGCCGCATCCGCAATGGCCTTGCTGCGCGGCATGGTCGGCTTCTTGACCTTCCTGGTCGTGTTCTGGCTGCGGGCCGAGGATGCCGCCATCGGTTGGTTCGGTCTGATCGGGGCCCTGGGTGTGGTTGGTTCGCTGACCGGCGCGATCTTGGCCCCCAGCCTGCGTCGGATGCTTCGCGAAGAACACATCCTGGGTGGCGTGCTGGTGCTGGCTGCGTTCGTAGCCTTCATAGCGGCAGCGTCGCCTACCCGCGGCCTGGCTGCGGTGTTGGCTCTGAGCATCGGTGTGTCGACCAGCTTGGGAAAGCTCTCGTTCGACGCGATAGTCCAGCGCGATGCCCCCGACGCCAACCAGGGCCGATCATTCGCCCAGTTCGAGACCCGCTTCCAGCTGGTCTGGGTGATCTCGGCGCTGGTGCCGGTGCTCGGCTTCGCCTCGTTGCCCATCCAGATCGGCTTTCTGGTGTTGGCCTTTGCGGCCAGCATCGGAGCGTTCTTCTACCTGGGCGGCCTGAAGGCTGTCGCTCGCGGCGCCGATACACCTGCCGACAGGCTCAAGCGGCGGGTCATGACCGATCCCCGCGTCGACCGTCTGCGCCAGCGGTTCCGCAATAGCGACGGTGCGGAAGGACCAGACGAGGCTTCGCCGCGCGACGGCGATGCCTGA